One genomic region from Methanocaldococcus fervens AG86 encodes:
- the afpA gene encoding archaeoflavoprotein AfpA encodes MLRIAWGITGCGDKLPEVVEIMKKLKNKYNLDVDIYLSKNAKIVVKWYKLWQVLEDEFYDLRVEVNANAPFLVGKLQTGKYDLFLVAPATANTTAKIAYGIADTLITNSVAQAMKARVPVYIFPPDNKKGKIETLLPGNKKLTLYIRDVDVENVERIRKMEGIEVLDKPEDIERIILKHIEMKKQKP; translated from the coding sequence ATGTTAAGAATCGCATGGGGGATAACTGGATGTGGGGATAAACTGCCAGAAGTTGTTGAAATAATGAAGAAGCTAAAAAACAAATACAATTTGGATGTAGATATTTATCTCTCAAAAAATGCAAAGATTGTTGTAAAGTGGTATAAACTCTGGCAGGTTTTGGAAGATGAATTTTATGATTTGAGGGTTGAAGTTAATGCAAATGCTCCATTTTTAGTTGGGAAGTTGCAGACAGGAAAGTATGATTTATTTTTAGTGGCTCCAGCAACTGCGAATACAACGGCAAAAATTGCCTATGGAATCGCAGACACTTTAATAACTAACTCAGTTGCCCAAGCAATGAAAGCGAGAGTTCCCGTCTATATTTTCCCACCAGATAACAAAAAAGGAAAAATAGAAACTCTTCTACCAGGAAACAAAAAACTAACATTGTATATTAGAGATGTCGATGTTGAGAATGTCGAAAGGATTAGAAAGATGGAGGGAATTGAAGTTTTAGACAAACCAGAGGATATTGAAAGGATTATTTTAAAACATATAGAGATGAAAAAGCAAAAACCTTAA
- a CDS encoding CopG family ribbon-helix-helix protein, translating into MVNTERISISFPKFLLKEIDKIVKKKGYSSRSELIRDAVRKHILESNSLDKEGNIGGIVIIVYNPTKEAMEKMSKLYFEYNEVIKSINQSYLTTSCGKHAKVEIFVVEGNSKTISKFYENIEKINGKIYDNIIIF; encoded by the coding sequence ATGGTTAATACTGAGAGAATAAGCATTTCTTTCCCAAAATTTCTTTTAAAAGAGATTGATAAGATTGTTAAAAAGAAAGGTTATTCAAGTAGGAGTGAATTAATTAGGGATGCTGTAAGAAAACATATTTTGGAAAGTAATTCTTTGGATAAAGAGGGAAATATTGGTGGGATTGTAATTATTGTCTATAATCCAACAAAAGAAGCTATGGAAAAGATGAGCAAACTGTATTTTGAATATAATGAAGTTATAAAATCTATAAATCAGTCATATTTAACAACATCTTGTGGAAAACATGCTAAAGTAGAAATTTTTGTTGTTGAAGGGAACTCTAAAACTATTTCAAAGTTTTATGAAAATATTGAAAAAATTAATGGAAAAATTTATGACAATATTATTATCTTTTAA
- a CDS encoding cupin domain-containing protein: MIEKVYEFKKDATTKVVEKIVNTEHVQINHIVLPKGEQMPKHYSNSYVHLIIIKGEMTLTLEDQEPHNYKEGTIVYVPYNVKMLIQNLNSDLLEFFVIKAPHPKKLNAPEEAIKCE, encoded by the coding sequence ATGATAGAAAAGGTTTATGAATTTAAAAAAGATGCTACAACAAAGGTTGTTGAAAAAATAGTCAATACTGAACATGTTCAAATCAACCATATTGTATTGCCAAAAGGAGAACAGATGCCTAAGCACTATTCAAACTCATATGTGCATTTGATAATTATTAAAGGAGAGATGACCTTAACATTGGAAGATCAAGAACCGCACAACTACAAAGAAGGTACTATAGTGTATGTACCATATAACGTAAAGATGCTCATTCAGAATTTGAATTCTGATTTATTAGAGTTCTTTGTAATAAAAGCCCCACATCCAAAGAAATTAAATGCTCCAGAAGAGGCCATTAAATGTGAATAA
- a CDS encoding N-glycosylase/DNA lyase: protein MLIKKIEELKKSEIKDIVDKRIQEFKSFKNKPNEEWFKELCFCILTANFTAEGGIRIQKEIGNGFLTLPRDELEERLKNLGHRFYRKRAEYIVLARKFKNIKDIVESFENEKIAREFLVKNIKGIGYKEASHFLRNVGYDDVAIIDRHILRELYENNYIDEIPKTLNRKKYIKIENILRDIGEEVDLKLSKLDLYIWYLRTGKILK from the coding sequence ATGCTAATTAAAAAAATTGAAGAGTTAAAAAAATCAGAAATTAAAGATATTGTTGATAAAAGAATTCAAGAATTTAAATCATTCAAAAATAAACCTAATGAGGAGTGGTTTAAAGAACTCTGCTTTTGCATTTTAACTGCCAATTTTACTGCTGAAGGTGGGATAAGAATACAAAAAGAAATTGGAAATGGATTCTTAACTCTACCAAGAGATGAATTGGAAGAGAGATTAAAAAATTTAGGGCATAGATTTTATAGAAAAAGGGCTGAATATATTGTTTTAGCAAGAAAATTTAAAAATATCAAAGATATTGTTGAAAGTTTTGAAAATGAAAAGATAGCAAGGGAGTTTTTGGTGAAAAATATAAAAGGAATTGGATACAAAGAGGCAAGCCATTTTTTAAGGAATGTTGGTTACGACGATGTTGCTATCATTGACAGGCATATTTTAAGGGAACTTTATGAAAATAATTATATTGATGAGATTCCAAAAACATTGAATAGGAAAAAATACATAAAAATTGAAAATATATTAAGAGATATTGGAGAAGAAGTAGATTTAAAGCTCTCTAAGTTAGATTTATATATTTGGTATTTAAGAACTGGAAAGATTTTAAAGTGA
- the hcp gene encoding hydroxylamine reductase gives MSLEPRPTKMFCFQCQETARNEGCTVMGVCGKNDLVANLQDVLIYTIKGLCYVCNKGNYLDNGIMEYIPRALFVTITNVNFDDKDIIDWIKRGVVIREKVIEKAKLNREELPHCATWTYKDENDIIELSKAKEVSVLAEDNEDVRSLKELIIYGIKGIGAYLSHAMHLGYNNEEIHKFVVEAFTKIVDSKDVDELFNLAMETGKYAVETMALLDKAHTETYGHPEITEVSLGVRDRPGILISGHDLKDLEQLLEQTKGTGVDVYTHGEMLPAHYYPFFKKYEHFVGNYGGSWPFQKEEFEKFNGPIVMTTNCLVPPKDSYKDRVYVTNEVGYPGLKRIPVREDGTKDFSEVIEHAKKCKPPTPLENGKIVGGFGHNQVLALVDKIIEAVKSGKIRKFVVMAGCDGRHKTREYYTEFAKKLPKDTVILTCGCAKYRFIKLNLGDIDGIPRVLDAGQCNDSYSLVKIALALKDAFGLKDVNELPIAYNIAWYEQKAVAVLLALLYLGIKDIVLGPTLPAFLSPNVAKVLVEKFGISTISTVEEDIKRLIG, from the coding sequence ATGAGTCTCGAGCCAAGACCAACTAAAATGTTTTGCTTCCAGTGTCAGGAAACTGCAAGAAATGAAGGATGTACTGTAATGGGAGTTTGTGGAAAAAATGATTTGGTGGCAAACCTTCAAGATGTATTAATTTATACTATAAAAGGTTTATGCTATGTTTGTAATAAGGGCAATTACTTAGATAATGGAATTATGGAATACATTCCAAGAGCTTTATTTGTAACAATAACAAATGTCAATTTTGATGATAAAGATATAATTGATTGGATAAAGAGAGGAGTTGTCATAAGGGAAAAAGTTATTGAAAAAGCTAAGTTAAACAGAGAAGAACTACCCCACTGTGCTACATGGACTTACAAAGATGAAAATGACATAATAGAACTATCAAAAGCTAAAGAAGTTAGTGTTTTAGCAGAAGATAATGAAGATGTAAGGTCATTAAAAGAACTTATAATCTATGGAATTAAAGGAATCGGCGCTTACTTAAGCCATGCAATGCATCTCGGATACAATAATGAGGAAATTCACAAATTCGTAGTTGAAGCATTTACCAAAATTGTTGATAGCAAAGATGTTGACGAATTATTTAACTTAGCAATGGAGACAGGAAAATATGCAGTAGAGACGATGGCATTATTAGACAAAGCCCACACTGAAACCTACGGCCATCCTGAAATAACCGAAGTTAGCTTAGGAGTTAGGGACAGGCCAGGAATATTAATTAGCGGGCATGATTTAAAAGATTTAGAACAGTTGTTAGAGCAAACTAAGGGAACTGGAGTCGATGTTTACACTCATGGAGAGATGTTACCAGCTCACTACTACCCATTCTTTAAAAAATACGAACACTTTGTTGGAAACTACGGGGGTTCATGGCCATTCCAAAAAGAAGAGTTTGAGAAATTTAACGGTCCAATAGTGATGACAACAAACTGTTTGGTTCCTCCGAAGGATTCATACAAAGATAGGGTTTATGTAACAAATGAAGTAGGATATCCAGGGTTAAAAAGAATCCCTGTAAGAGAAGATGGTACAAAAGATTTCTCAGAAGTTATAGAGCATGCTAAAAAATGTAAGCCACCAACACCACTTGAAAATGGAAAAATTGTTGGAGGATTTGGTCACAATCAGGTTTTAGCATTGGTAGATAAGATAATCGAAGCGGTTAAAAGTGGAAAGATAAGAAAATTCGTTGTAATGGCTGGATGTGACGGTAGGCATAAAACAAGAGAGTATTATACTGAATTTGCTAAGAAACTTCCTAAAGATACCGTTATCTTAACATGTGGATGTGCAAAATATAGATTTATTAAATTAAATTTGGGAGATATAGATGGAATTCCAAGGGTATTAGATGCTGGACAGTGTAATGACAGCTATTCATTAGTTAAAATTGCATTGGCGTTAAAAGATGCGTTTGGTTTAAAAGATGTGAATGAGCTTCCAATCGCTTACAACATTGCATGGTATGAGCAAAAAGCAGTTGCTGTCTTATTGGCATTACTCTACTTAGGAATTAAAGATATTGTATTAGGCCCTACATTACCTGCCTTCTTATCACCAAATGTCGCAAAAGTATTGGTTGAAAAGTTTGGAATTTCAACAATATCAACAGTTGAAGAAGATATTAAAAGATTAATTGGATAA